The Brachyspira hyodysenteriae ATCC 27164 genome includes a window with the following:
- a CDS encoding LolA family protein, translated as MRKIFIIFMAMASILLCQIKDEYKNAKLLKGSYTQIVSQKGRSFESSGDFIVVSGYGICWFTKSPKESITVMGEKNVVQIMPDGKKKVMADSNNAMFAQIANIIKSIFTYDEKTINESFDQSINGNIIVYTPKTNELKKIIEKIEVSFANAGYIEKIKMYSSNNSTTEYIMKVLSKSNRITSEETKYFE; from the coding sequence ATGAGAAAAATTTTTATAATATTTATGGCAATGGCTTCTATTTTATTATGCCAAATTAAAGACGAATATAAAAATGCTAAACTTTTAAAAGGAAGCTATACACAAATAGTAAGTCAGAAAGGAAGAAGTTTTGAATCTTCAGGTGATTTTATTGTAGTTAGCGGTTATGGTATATGCTGGTTTACTAAAAGTCCAAAAGAGTCTATAACTGTGATGGGTGAAAAAAATGTCGTTCAGATAATGCCTGACGGAAAAAAGAAAGTTATGGCTGATTCTAATAATGCTATGTTTGCTCAAATAGCTAATATAATAAAGTCAATTTTTACCTATGATGAAAAGACTATAAATGAATCATTTGATCAAAGTATAAATGGGAATATTATAGTTTATACTCCTAAAACAAATGAGCTTAAAAAAATAATAGAGAAGATAGAAGTAAGTTTTGCTAATGCGGGATATATAGAAAAAATAAAAATGTATTCTTCTAATAACAGCACTACTGAATATATAATGAAAGTTTTATCTAAATCTAATAGAATAACCTCTGAGGAGACAAAATATTTTGAATAA
- a CDS encoding MMPL family transporter, translated as MNKSILNNNRRKIFIYIWIIFHLFAVILFLSRFGKTARIDTNFLSITPKFLEDKDFQKPLEDFFFKNSSSVKIFIESEDFDNAKSNALKLDEHIKQSYSNVLVNLYSRNYDDILNTMVKYKYQLLSKEIRNYLLNDEADIVAENALANFYSPFFIPIVDNIEDDPFLTVNSKINEILTSENNLQSRDSIQFINYNDKYNILVNIDMPKNIDNEKFFDDITEYLKILENEGNIKTYISGVPIHTYYSQKSAKFEITIISIVSFIVICLIFVFIFKSLKPYIISMCTILISGLSAFLYSSVFFDSIHIFTFVFGTSLIGISIDHSIHFITEWYNEEDKKEVLKKIFPSMLLGFVTTIVSYLSLSLTSLILLKQIALFSIFGLLSSFLTVNIIYPVLFKNDKSVIKKSILDKSKNILNDYVKVISIKNVLIIFVAVIIISIIFVPRIKVNFSANQLYNTPDFLLNSEKEVYNRLNTSLAKNIIISKGDTLSKALSAEESIANNFSNNNYTAISKILYSEERQKDNVKLVNDKLMPILRKQTEALNLDDGSYQRIKSEFENTKNEIIDINKILENTNFNDLNKIIVANNNKYFIIATSDYDTNNIIKSDNNDVKIFNINEEINNALDGTAKTAVKMAVIAYIIIFIAMIIFFDTSKAIAIIIVQLMSVLINLSLHSIFGININIFSIFALILSIGISIDYSIFFSNSAADKEITFLAVFLSMMTTVLSFGTLAFSSFIPVKSFGLFLFIGILSSFIISPVLFNFNKLIKKNND; from the coding sequence TTGAATAAAAGTATTTTAAATAATAATAGAAGAAAAATTTTTATATATATTTGGATAATTTTTCATTTATTTGCGGTGATATTATTTTTATCAAGATTTGGAAAAACAGCCAGAATAGATACTAATTTTTTGTCTATAACTCCTAAGTTTTTGGAAGATAAAGATTTTCAAAAGCCTTTAGAAGATTTCTTTTTTAAAAATTCAAGCAGCGTAAAAATATTTATAGAAAGTGAAGATTTTGATAATGCTAAAAGTAATGCATTAAAATTAGATGAACATATAAAACAGTCTTATAGTAATGTATTAGTTAATTTATATTCGAGAAATTATGATGATATTTTAAATACTATGGTGAAGTATAAATATCAGCTTCTTTCAAAGGAGATAAGAAATTATTTATTGAATGATGAGGCGGATATTGTGGCTGAAAATGCACTTGCTAATTTTTATTCTCCTTTTTTTATACCTATAGTTGATAATATTGAAGATGATCCTTTTTTGACTGTTAATTCAAAAATAAATGAGATTCTCACTTCAGAAAATAATTTGCAGTCAAGAGATTCAATACAATTTATAAATTATAATGATAAATATAATATTCTTGTAAATATTGATATGCCTAAAAATATTGATAATGAAAAGTTTTTTGATGATATCACAGAGTATTTAAAAATATTAGAAAATGAAGGAAATATAAAGACATATATTTCAGGTGTGCCAATACATACTTATTATAGTCAGAAAAGTGCAAAGTTTGAAATTACTATTATATCTATAGTATCGTTTATTGTTATTTGTTTGATATTCGTTTTTATATTCAAATCTTTGAAGCCTTATATTATTTCAATGTGCACTATACTGATATCAGGTTTATCAGCATTTTTATATTCATCAGTATTTTTTGATTCGATTCATATATTTACATTTGTATTTGGTACAAGCCTTATAGGTATATCAATAGATCATTCAATACATTTTATAACTGAATGGTATAATGAAGAAGATAAAAAAGAAGTACTGAAAAAAATATTTCCTAGCATGCTTTTAGGATTTGTAACTACAATAGTAAGTTATTTATCATTATCTTTAACATCTCTTATATTATTAAAGCAAATAGCATTATTTTCTATATTCGGACTTTTAAGCTCATTTCTTACAGTAAACATAATATATCCTGTATTATTTAAAAATGATAAAAGCGTAATAAAAAAATCTATACTTGATAAAAGCAAGAATATATTAAATGATTATGTTAAAGTGATAAGTATAAAGAATGTGTTAATTATATTTGTAGCAGTTATAATAATTTCTATAATATTTGTACCAAGAATAAAAGTAAATTTCTCTGCTAATCAGTTATATAATACACCGGATTTTTTGCTTAATAGTGAAAAAGAAGTTTATAACAGATTAAATACATCTCTTGCAAAAAATATTATAATTTCAAAAGGAGATACTCTTTCAAAGGCATTATCAGCAGAGGAGAGCATAGCGAATAATTTCAGCAATAATAATTATACTGCTATATCAAAGATATTATATTCAGAGGAAAGACAGAAAGATAATGTGAAGCTAGTAAATGATAAATTAATGCCTATATTAAGAAAACAGACTGAGGCTTTGAATTTAGATGATGGCTCTTATCAGAGAATAAAATCAGAATTTGAAAACACTAAAAATGAAATTATTGATATAAATAAAATACTTGAAAATACTAATTTCAATGATTTGAATAAAATTATAGTTGCTAATAATAATAAATATTTTATTATAGCAACTAGTGATTATGATACAAACAATATAATAAAATCGGATAATAACGATGTGAAAATATTTAATATAAATGAAGAAATTAATAATGCTTTAGACGGAACTGCTAAAACCGCTGTAAAAATGGCTGTAATAGCTTATATTATAATATTTATAGCCATGATAATATTCTTTGATACAAGTAAGGCCATAGCTATAATAATTGTACAGTTAATGTCTGTATTAATAAATTTATCACTACATTCAATATTTGGTATTAATATAAATATATTTTCTATATTTGCTTTGATACTTTCAATAGGAATATCAATAGATTATTCAATATTTTTCTCAAATAGTGCTGCAGATAAAGAAATTACATTTTTGGCTGTATTTTTATCTATGATGACAACCGTATTATCATTTGGTACATTGGCATTCAGCAGTTTTATACCTGTTAAATCTTTCGGATTATTCTTATTTATTGGAATTTTATCATCATTTATAATTTCTCCTGTATTGTTTAATTTTAATAAATTGATAAAAAAGAATAATGATTAA
- a CDS encoding beta-ketoacyl synthase N-terminal-like domain-containing protein: MSNVLLDFGIINCLARNKEELYNKYFLNGEYGLKENNDYVKKFFLGKIDNDFFNFELDNPYNNKINKMALHAVNQLKPIIDEAKKRYGKNRISVIVGTCENGSDETKDYILKGSVIDEKKILIMQSLNICCDFLQKYFDVSGISFTISTACTSSANAIIAADELIRSGVIDAAIVGGADVVTDTVVYGFDSLEVVDYNKTNSFSKNRKGINLGEGAAFTVLAKDNLIDSKNALYLKGYNSNSDSHHMTSPDIDGTTTSKCINDALKHADMNINDIDYINLHGTGTSINDKMESTTLNIVNASNIYCSSSKTSFGHTIGAAAAMELGVCYITLSDINKEKILPPHLYDGEYDDTLAKINLVTGKVKSERLENCMSVSFGFGGSNTCLIVGK; the protein is encoded by the coding sequence ATGAGTAACGTATTATTAGATTTCGGAATTATTAATTGTTTAGCTAGAAATAAGGAAGAATTGTATAATAAATATTTTTTGAATGGCGAATATGGTTTAAAAGAGAATAATGATTATGTAAAAAAATTCTTTTTAGGCAAAATAGATAATGATTTTTTTAATTTTGAACTTGATAACCCTTATAATAATAAAATAAATAAAATGGCTTTGCATGCTGTTAATCAATTAAAGCCTATAATCGATGAAGCGAAAAAGAGATACGGAAAAAATAGAATATCAGTTATAGTGGGTACTTGCGAAAACGGAAGCGATGAAACTAAAGACTATATATTAAAGGGAAGCGTAATCGATGAGAAAAAAATATTGATTATGCAAAGTCTTAATATATGCTGTGATTTTTTACAGAAGTATTTCGATGTTTCAGGTATTTCATTTACTATATCTACTGCATGTACTTCTAGTGCTAATGCTATAATAGCAGCCGATGAACTTATAAGAAGCGGAGTAATAGATGCAGCTATAGTAGGCGGTGCTGATGTTGTAACTGATACCGTTGTTTACGGATTCGATTCTCTTGAAGTTGTTGATTATAATAAAACTAATTCTTTTTCAAAAAACAGAAAAGGTATTAATTTAGGAGAAGGTGCTGCATTTACAGTGCTTGCAAAAGATAATTTAATTGATTCAAAAAATGCATTATATCTTAAAGGCTATAACAGCAATTCAGATTCTCATCATATGACTAGTCCGGATATAGACGGTACTACTACAAGCAAATGTATAAATGATGCTTTAAAACATGCTGATATGAATATAAATGATATAGATTATATTAATCTTCATGGTACAGGAACTTCAATAAATGATAAAATGGAAAGTACAACACTAAATATAGTTAATGCTTCTAATATATACTGCAGTTCTAGTAAAACATCATTCGGTCATACTATAGGTGCAGCTGCAGCTATGGAGCTTGGAGTTTGCTATATTACACTTTCTGATATTAATAAAGAAAAAATACTTCCTCCGCATTTATATGACGGCGAGTATGATGATACATTAGCTAAAATAAATTTGGTTACAGGTAAAGTTAAATCTGAAAGACTTGAAAATTGTATGAGCGTATCATTTGGTTTCGGCGGAAGCAATACTTGTTTGATAGTTGGAAAATAA
- a CDS encoding hotdog family protein: MENKYKLNIPHKGKMLLIEGISDINFDNKEILSFADIKKDNIFYDVSEPEGIDSYIFTEYAAQTAAAYNGALSNNSDDKRIGFILNIKKVNCYINKIKSDNRVYIFVKETFNDKKIAYYDGEAIVYNDDINTLDEYKKIINDDNKIMDCSIMVMESSADVFN; this comes from the coding sequence ATGGAAAATAAATATAAATTGAATATACCTCATAAAGGAAAAATGTTATTGATAGAAGGTATATCCGATATTAATTTTGATAATAAAGAGATACTTTCTTTTGCGGATATTAAAAAAGATAATATTTTTTATGATGTTTCAGAACCTGAAGGTATAGACTCTTATATATTTACAGAGTATGCAGCACAGACTGCAGCAGCCTATAACGGGGCTTTATCAAATAATAGCGATGATAAAAGAATAGGCTTTATTTTAAATATAAAGAAAGTTAATTGCTATATAAATAAAATAAAATCTGATAATAGAGTTTATATATTTGTGAAAGAAACTTTTAATGATAAAAAAATAGCCTATTATGACGGAGAAGCTATTGTTTATAATGATGATATAAATACTTTAGATGAATACAAAAAAATAATTAATGATGATAATAAAATCATGGACTGTTCTATAATGGTTATGGAAAGTTCAGCAGATGTTTTTAATTAA
- the fabG gene encoding 3-oxoacyl-ACP reductase FabG: MKNKSILITGASGSIGFAISKKIIENGYDAVMCYNKNDSFIEKIKDFAKDYDVNIRFLKINVTDREEVKNILIKDIEENGAYYGIVLSSGITMDNAFPAMTGDEWDNVIDVNLKSFYNIVNPLIMPMIRNKKGGRIIAISSITGIIGNRGQVNYAASKAGLIGAVKSLAIELGKRNITVNCIAPGIIESEMINEEIIEHAKNMIALKRIGKPEDVANAVNFLLSDEANYITKQVISVDGGMN, encoded by the coding sequence ATGAAAAATAAATCTATTTTAATAACAGGTGCTTCAGGCAGTATAGGATTTGCTATATCAAAAAAGATAATAGAAAATGGATACGATGCTGTAATGTGCTATAACAAAAATGATTCTTTTATAGAGAAAATAAAAGATTTTGCAAAAGATTATGATGTTAACATAAGATTTTTAAAAATTAATGTTACAGACAGAGAAGAAGTTAAAAATATTCTTATTAAAGATATAGAAGAAAACGGAGCTTATTATGGCATAGTGCTTTCATCTGGAATCACTATGGATAATGCTTTTCCAGCTATGACCGGAGATGAATGGGACAATGTCATAGATGTTAATCTTAAAAGTTTTTATAATATAGTTAATCCTCTCATAATGCCTATGATAAGAAATAAAAAAGGCGGAAGAATTATAGCTATAAGTTCAATAACAGGAATTATTGGAAATAGGGGGCAGGTTAATTATGCAGCTTCTAAGGCTGGATTAATAGGTGCTGTTAAATCTTTAGCTATAGAATTGGGTAAAAGAAATATTACTGTAAACTGTATTGCTCCTGGTATTATTGAAAGCGAAATGATAAATGAAGAAATAATAGAGCATGCCAAGAATATGATAGCTTTAAAAAGAATAGGAAAGCCAGAAGATGTGGCAAATGCTGTAAATTTTTTATTGTCTGATGAGGCTAATTATATTACTAAGCAGGTTATAAGTGTTGACGGCGGAATGAATTAG
- a CDS encoding ankyrin repeat domain-containing protein has translation MKKLINIIFIFTIFVNASYALTDTESKFLKSCEEGKYDAVVAFINRKINVNAVSDDGVTGLMLASHHGHTAIVRLLVNSKADVNVSDKVGYTALLMATAGGYHDIVKILLKAKADVNAANSYGETALHIASYRLYADIVKTLIDYKVNINAVNKDGDNALIMVFMSADKSENMLPVAKLLCDNGIDVNAKDKHGRTALTYVKDNYKKPDTLIAFLTEYGASE, from the coding sequence ATGAAAAAATTAATAAATATTATTTTTATTTTTACCATATTTGTTAATGCATCTTATGCCTTGACAGATACTGAAAGCAAGTTTTTAAAATCCTGTGAAGAAGGTAAATATGATGCCGTGGTTGCTTTTATAAATAGAAAGATTAATGTTAATGCTGTATCTGATGATGGCGTTACAGGATTAATGTTGGCATCTCATCATGGACATACTGCTATTGTAAGGCTTTTGGTTAATTCCAAAGCAGATGTAAATGTTTCTGATAAAGTAGGTTATACTGCTTTATTAATGGCTACGGCAGGCGGATATCATGATATTGTTAAGATTTTATTAAAGGCAAAAGCAGATGTTAATGCTGCTAATAGTTATGGAGAAACTGCTTTGCATATTGCTTCGTATAGATTGTATGCCGATATAGTTAAGACTTTGATTGATTATAAAGTAAACATAAATGCTGTCAATAAGGACGGAGATAATGCTTTAATAATGGTTTTTATGTCAGCTGATAAAAGTGAAAATATGCTTCCTGTAGCGAAATTGCTTTGCGATAATGGCATAGATGTTAATGCAAAAGATAAACATGGAAGAACAGCATTAACTTATGTTAAAGATAATTATAAAAAACCTGATACTTTAATAGCATTTTTAACTGAATATGGTGCATCCGAATAA
- a CDS encoding D-sedoheptulose-7-phosphate isomerase, which translates to MIEELINRIPKLENIKDDIESAINETIKCYERGNKVLIAGNGGSACDSEHIAGELLKSFLKKRPIKEEIRKELLQFDDGEYIADNLESPLRAVALTSHLGLSSAYLNDKEPYLVFAQQLLGFGDKGDIFFAISTSGNAKNIIYATKLAKAMGIKVVSFTNENGGKLAEMADIAIKAPAKETHISQEFHEAIYHEICIRVEEHFFKENR; encoded by the coding sequence ATGATAGAAGAATTGATAAATAGAATTCCTAAATTGGAAAATATAAAAGATGATATTGAATCTGCTATAAATGAAACTATAAAATGTTATGAGAGAGGAAATAAAGTTTTAATAGCAGGAAACGGAGGAAGTGCCTGCGATAGTGAACATATAGCAGGTGAATTATTAAAAAGTTTTTTGAAGAAGCGTCCTATTAAAGAAGAAATAAGAAAAGAGCTTTTACAATTTGATGACGGAGAGTATATTGCTGATAATTTAGAATCTCCTTTGAGAGCTGTTGCTTTAACTTCGCATTTAGGACTTTCAAGTGCTTATCTCAATGATAAAGAACCTTATTTAGTATTTGCTCAGCAGTTATTAGGTTTCGGAGATAAGGGAGATATTTTCTTCGCTATAAGCACATCTGGTAATGCAAAAAATATTATTTATGCTACTAAACTTGCTAAAGCTATGGGAATAAAAGTTGTTTCATTTACTAATGAAAATGGAGGTAAACTTGCTGAGATGGCTGATATTGCTATCAAGGCTCCTGCAAAAGAAACTCATATATCTCAGGAATTTCATGAGGCAATATATCATGAAATTTGTATAAGAGTAGAAGAACATTTTTTTAAGGAAAACAGATAA
- a CDS encoding ABC transporter substrate-binding protein — translation MKNNKTIIFVLIIIFVLVSSFTISKKYMYPKNDADKVITIGISQMIEHDALDLIYKGITDELNKYYKDSNKKINIDYQNAQGEQANCNTIAQKFVNDKKNIIIAIGTPSAQSAVNLTKDIPIIVSGIGDPIGARLVTNLNKPNVNVTGIINLPPISKQIELMHTLLPNAKKIGLLYCSSEINSAYQIKLAKEKLDSLGLEYIDLTVANANEIQQIMLSAANKVDAIFSPTDNIIANSMANVAMIEESTKIPVVCADASMTKIGGTVTYSVDYYDMGVATAKKTIEVLEGINDIKNIPLEPSENYNFVVNANMINKLGLSIPNDIYNN, via the coding sequence ATGAAAAATAATAAAACTATAATTTTTGTATTAATAATAATATTTGTACTAGTATCATCATTCACTATAAGTAAAAAATATATGTATCCAAAAAATGATGCTGATAAAGTTATAACAATAGGAATAAGTCAAATGATAGAGCATGATGCATTAGATTTGATTTATAAAGGCATAACAGATGAATTAAATAAATATTATAAAGACAGCAATAAAAAAATAAATATAGATTATCAAAATGCTCAAGGAGAACAGGCAAACTGCAATACAATAGCACAAAAGTTTGTTAATGATAAAAAGAATATTATAATAGCGATAGGCACGCCTTCGGCACAGTCAGCCGTCAATTTAACCAAGGATATACCAATAATAGTTTCAGGTATAGGAGATCCTATAGGGGCAAGGCTTGTAACGAATTTAAATAAACCTAATGTAAATGTAACAGGAATTATTAATCTTCCTCCTATATCAAAGCAGATAGAACTTATGCATACACTTCTTCCAAATGCTAAGAAAATAGGACTTTTATATTGTTCAAGTGAAATTAATTCTGCATATCAAATTAAATTAGCAAAAGAGAAATTAGATTCTTTGGGACTTGAATATATTGATTTAACCGTAGCAAACGCCAATGAAATTCAGCAAATTATGTTAAGTGCGGCAAATAAAGTAGATGCTATATTCTCACCTACTGATAATATAATAGCAAACAGCATGGCTAATGTTGCTATGATAGAAGAAAGCACAAAAATACCTGTTGTATGTGCTGATGCCAGTATGACAAAGATAGGTGGCACTGTTACTTATTCCGTTGATTATTATGATATGGGAGTTGCTACTGCTAAAAAGACAATAGAAGTATTAGAAGGTATAAATGATATAAAAAACATACCATTAGAGCCTTCAGAGAATTATAACTTTGTTGTTAATGCTAATATGATTAATAAATTAGGACTAAGCATACCAAATGATATTTATAATAATTAA
- a CDS encoding glycosyltransferase family 9 protein produces MKILLIKQTSLGDVLHMTPVIRALKKWKPDCTIDVVTDKRALGILENNPYINKLYVLDIYRYETEIFKSPLLFFSTIREFFSHIKDVRKEHYDIAMDLQGLERSVIFLYLCHSKKKYAKGKWLGLKSNYYKDINAIEGLLSFLKFIDCPDDGTDLDYFLPNNIDIDFAERIEKIKYSINSNFDINSEYIVFSPFSRWDTKDLSVNKSREIIKEIQKLKDIQIIVSATSDYDKECSEIVKGFDNVLNTSGLFNLPQLAYLIRNSKGMITVDSFPMHTGCAFQKPLIAIFGPTSEVRVGPIAKNSETIRVENLECARCYKRKNCPNNHICIENIDAEKLAKRFIEKLQY; encoded by the coding sequence ATGAAGATACTTTTAATAAAACAAACTTCTTTAGGTGATGTTTTGCATATGACTCCCGTTATAAGGGCTTTAAAAAAATGGAAGCCAGATTGTACTATAGATGTTGTTACAGATAAAAGAGCCTTAGGAATATTAGAAAATAATCCTTATATAAATAAATTGTATGTTTTGGATATATACAGATATGAAACAGAAATATTTAAATCTCCATTATTGTTTTTTTCAACTATAAGAGAATTTTTTTCACATATAAAAGATGTAAGAAAAGAGCATTATGATATAGCTATGGATTTGCAGGGACTTGAAAGGAGTGTTATATTTTTGTATTTATGTCATTCAAAAAAGAAATATGCTAAGGGAAAATGGCTAGGACTTAAAAGCAATTATTATAAAGATATAAATGCAATAGAGGGATTATTGTCTTTTTTGAAGTTTATAGATTGTCCGGATGACGGTACAGATTTAGACTATTTTTTACCTAATAATATAGATATAGATTTTGCTGAAAGAATAGAAAAGATAAAATATTCTATAAACAGCAATTTTGATATAAATAGTGAGTATATAGTATTTTCTCCTTTTTCAAGATGGGATACTAAAGATTTGTCTGTTAATAAATCAAGAGAGATAATAAAAGAAATACAAAAATTAAAAGATATACAAATAATAGTTTCAGCTACATCTGATTATGACAAAGAATGTTCTGAAATAGTGAAAGGTTTTGATAATGTATTAAATACTTCAGGACTTTTTAATCTTCCGCAATTAGCATATCTTATAAGAAATTCGAAAGGAATGATTACAGTAGATTCTTTTCCTATGCATACAGGATGTGCATTTCAAAAACCGCTTATAGCAATATTCGGACCGACTAGTGAGGTTAGGGTAGGTCCAATTGCAAAAAATTCTGAAACTATAAGAGTAGAAAATTTAGAATGTGCCAGATGTTATAAGAGAAAGAATTGCCCTAATAATCATATATGCATAGAAAATATAGATGCTGAAAAATTAGCAAAAAGATTCATCGAAAAACTTCAGTATTGA
- a CDS encoding MBL fold metallo-hydrolase, with protein sequence MRITFLGTGTSDGVPMIGCKCKVCTSKDKRDKRTRSSILIRHNNKNYVVDTSADFRAQMLREKVDSLEAVFYTHSHADHTSGIVDLRSLNFIMHTSIDCYGNKDTMDNLREKYDFFFNPVQIGGGLPQVVFHHIENEMMFDDIKVTPIAVKHGVLNILGYRFNNFTYITDASHISDESLKLIEGTEILVLNGLRYRQHHTHLSLQESVNIADKLGVKKAYFTHMTHDVLHRNLEKELPPNMYPAYDGLSIEF encoded by the coding sequence ATGAGAATAACTTTTTTAGGAACAGGTACTTCCGACGGCGTCCCTATGATAGGATGCAAATGTAAGGTATGCACAAGTAAAGATAAAAGAGATAAAAGAACTCGTTCATCAATACTCATAAGACATAATAATAAAAATTATGTGGTTGATACTTCTGCTGATTTCAGAGCTCAGATGTTAAGAGAGAAAGTGGATAGTCTTGAAGCTGTATTTTATACGCATTCACATGCAGATCATACTTCAGGAATTGTGGATTTAAGATCATTAAATTTTATAATGCATACATCAATAGATTGTTATGGTAATAAAGACACTATGGATAATTTAAGGGAAAAGTATGATTTCTTTTTTAATCCGGTTCAGATAGGAGGAGGACTTCCTCAAGTTGTTTTTCATCATATAGAAAATGAAATGATGTTTGATGATATAAAAGTTACTCCTATTGCTGTAAAACATGGAGTGCTCAATATATTAGGATATAGATTTAATAATTTTACATATATTACAGATGCAAGTCATATAAGCGATGAAAGTTTGAAATTAATTGAAGGAACTGAAATTTTAGTTTTGAATGGATTAAGATATAGACAGCATCATACACATTTATCTTTGCAGGAATCTGTAAATATAGCTGATAAATTAGGAGTAAAAAAGGCTTATTTTACTCATATGACTCATGATGTTTTGCATAGAAATTTAGAAAAAGAACTTCCTCCAAATATGTATCCTGCTTATGACGGACTTAGTATAGAATTTTAA